The sequence CAGCTACCACATTATGCCAGCAACGATCGCCCTAACAGGTGCAGCAGTTCTTCTGCTTCTTGATAACATTCACCATGGTAGTGAAGAGCAGCACGAGAAGGTTCACCATGCAATTGGTGAAGCCGAGTGGGTAACGCTCTTCTTCTTTGGTGGTCTATTTGTTCTTGTGCACGGTATTCAAAACGTGGGTGTGATTGGCTGGATGGCTGACCACATGATGGCGATGACTGGTGGTGATAAGACGACAACAATCTTTGTGATCCTTTGGGGTTCTGCAATCCTGTCTGCTCTTGTTGATAACATTCCTTTTGTTGCGACAATGATTCCAATGATTCAGGAAATGACACCTGCTATGGGTGGTGAAGAAGCTGTGAAGCCTCTATGGTGGGCGCTATCTCTTGGTGCTTGCCTTGGTGGTAACGGTTCTTTGATTGGTGCGAGTGCCAACCTTGTGGTTGCTGGTTTTGCTGAAAAAGCAGGCCACCGTATCCCCTTCCTAAAATTCATGCTGATGGCATTCCCGCTCATGTTGATGAGCATCGTGATTGCAAGCATCTATGTATGGATCGTCTTCATTTAAAGTTGACGTTAGCTATCAAAAAAGGCGCCTGAGAGAGGCGCCTTTTTATTTGTTCATCACGGACCAGGGTCTGAGCCTAGAGCAGGGGTTGAATCAAGCGTACCGCTATCTAGGAGGACGTCACCGCCCAGTGGGCCACCAGCTTGTCCCCACCAGTTGTTTTCGGCGCGAAGTGTGCCGCCATCTACATCAACAAAGATGTCGTTGTTGGTATTGTTAAAGATACGGTTGTTACCTGTCGTAGAAAGCGCGCCGCCACCAAGGTCCATTGTTACGGTACCTGTTGAGTCATCATTAATGTATGCGCCCCAGTTGGTGTTATCAAACGCTGAAACGTTTTGGAACTCACCACTAAAGTTTGATGTGTCATAGGCATTAAACTCAATACCAGCATCTGCGTTACCGCTTACGCCGCTAGAACCTGTAAGAGACCACGTGAGGTTACCAGATTGGTTGCTGCGAATATCCATACCGTCATCAGCATTGTTGCGTGAGTTTACTTGGTTAAGAGTTGCATTCATTGTTGAACTGTTGTTGGCCTGCATAAAGAGACCATCTTGACCCATGCTGTCTCTAATTGTGAGGCTGTTAAGAGCAATTGTCATGTTGGATGTTGATTCAGATTGAATAATCACACCATTATCGCCGCTATCCTCAATGGTCCCTGTTGTAAGAGCCATGTTTACCGTAGAGCCGTTTTGTGCATTTACAAACAGGCCTTCATTGCCGTTGGTGTTGGATGTAAGGTTGCTGACTGTCCCTGTTGTGCTACCAATTTGTGAGTTGTTGATACCCGTAATGTTAAGGCCATGGTTTGTGTTACCGCTTGTGTTAGCTGTTGCAATATCGTAGTTGCGAATGTTTGCGCTTGTGCCTGCAAGGATTTCAATACCATTTACGGTATTTCCACCTGCTGTAAGGTTGCTGAGGTCAAGGCCTACACCAGATGTTTGAGCGCTATCCGCATATTGGAAGCTAAAGCCTGTAAGGGCGTTATTGTTCGCTGTCGCACCATCTAGTGTGAGCAGGGATTGTGTTGTGCCATTTGTAAGCGTTACAAAACCGTATCCGCCATTATTGTTAAAGGCGTTTGTACCACTAAAGTTCATGTTATAAACCGTAGCATTATCTGTAAAGAGTCCCAGCATACCATGGCTACCAGAGCCTGTAATGGTGAGGTCTGTAAATTGGTTATTATCGGCATTGTGGTTGAAGAGACCTGTGCCTGTTGTACCTGTAATGTTGACATTATTAATTGTGTTTCCAGATGAACGGTCTAGCAGTTCAATACCGTTACCAGCTGATGTGTCTACAGTGAGATCTCTAATCGTTGTGCCATCAGCATTGTTTGTTAGGTAAATACCACTGTCTGTACTTCCTGTTACATCTGACCCAGTAATAAATCCATTGTCAGCACCGTTAATGTAAATGCCACTCTCGCCTGCACCTGTAATATCTACGTTTGTGAGGGTAAATGAATCTTGTCCGTCGCCATCAATGTTTACACCATTACGTGTTGCGTTAACAATCGTTGCGTTGGTAAGCGTACTGTTAGGAGAATTCGGTGTTCCGTTGCTTCCTGAAACAAGGTTGTAACCATGAGCACCTGCATTTGTAATTGTTGCACCTGTAATTGGGTTTCTGCGTGAGTCGGTCATGCGGATACCATCATCACCAGATCCTGTTACGGTAATGTTGGCAAGTGTTGTATCCCACGTATATTCATAATGAAGGCCGTATCCACCGCTTCCGTTGACCTCAAATGTGTTTACGGACGTATTATCAATGTAGTATGCGTATAGACCATCATCACCAGCATTAGTCACGAGAATGTTTGAAATGGTATTTCCAGTGTTAGCGCCTGAATTGCTAAAGTGGATGCCATCAGTACCTGTATTGGTAATGTTTGTACCTGTAATTGTTCCGTTATCAGCACCATTAATATGGATACCATGTCTAAACGTACCAGTAATATTAGAGTTTGTGACAGCGTAGTTATCTTCATTATCAGAAGAGAAGTAAATACCATCACCAGCAGCTGTTGTATTAACGGTTACTTGGTCAAGCTCTAGAGAGAATGTACCATTTTCAGCATAAAAAGCGTGGTTACCACTGTTGTTCACAGTTACAAGTTGAGCCACGTTATTGTCTGCATTTCTGTAACGAATACCGTAGCGGCCTGGGCTTGTGATTGTTGTGTTATGAACAAGTGTATCGGCAGAGTTATTTAGATAAATCGCATCTTGCCCAGCGTTGTTAATTTGTACGTTTGAGATAATGAGGTTGTCACCACTGTTAGAGAAAATACCTTCGTCGCCAGGGTTGTTAATGATGACATCGCGGATAATAGCATTATCTGCATTATCATCGCGTACGTAAATAGCTTCATCGGCTGCATTATCAATACGGATACCCGCCACTTCAATGCCGCTATTACTACGGATTGTGATGGTATCACCTGAATTAGATGTCAAAATTGGAAACCCGCCAGCAGGAAGAACTACAAAACCATTGACATCTTCAGGTGGAAAACCTGGGAAGGTTACAGTATCACCATCAATGTAAAAGTCTACACCTTCACCATAAAGCTTTTGGTTTGTATCTCGGAGAACAAAGTTGCCTGTGTAACCTGTGCTGGTTCCATCACCTTCATATACATAAATAAAGTCGTTATTACCTGCGGCTGAAATACCTGCAGAAAGTGTGTTGTAAGGGTTGCCTGGTGAACCATCACCACCGCCACCAGCTGTGTTATCAACAAAATAAATACGTGATTCGTCTGCACCAGAACCAGGGTCGTAAGCAGCACTAATAAGGCCAGGGACATCAGCGACAACGATATCAATATCACGCTCAATGGGCTCCATCATGCGGGCGCGAATGCCTTTATGATCAACAAGCTTTTTGCTTTTTCCAAGTGGGATACGTATGCGCAAATCTGCATAGTGGTTATGACCTCTTGCTTCATCATATAGGGTTTCATAACCCATTCTAAGCCATGGCGTTAGGTTGGTATGCGCACGCAGGCGTGTGCCTTCAATATCTGTATAGTTCCCTTTATAGAAACGGTAGTAAGCAGCGTTGACCCAAAGGTCTCGCTCTTTACCAAGAGGGATGCGTCGACCAATTTCAAAGTCATATCCCTTTAAACTGGATTCATAGGTTTGGCCGCTATCTGCAATCAGTCGCCCGTCATTTGCAATACGGATTTGTAGTCCTGTATCTGAAATGAGGTTTGGACGCGAGAGAGGGTGGTACATGTTGGCACGGAAATCCCAGTTCTTTGTGAGAACTTCTCCACCAAAAGTCATTTGTTTGTAAGTAAAGTTTGTGAACGAACGCCTTACATCGTAGAAGCCGTAAACGCCAATAACTTTATTGTCTTTAATTTTACGATACCCAAGACCAAAGTTACCCTCTGTTGTGTTTTGATCTGTCACAACTCCACGAATATCTGCAAACGTCATAGCATCCGCACGTTGGTTGAGAGGGATCATGAAATCCATAGAGTAGATGTTACGGTTGTTACCAAGCTTAGTGTTGTAATCCACAACAGGCTCGAATTCTTTAAAAGATCCCTCAGATGCGAAAGCTGGGACACTGCTAAGAAGTGTCGTGCTGAGGACTGCGTATTTCATAAACTTAAACATCATAGTAAGAAGTCTAAAGCAAAAACCTTGCCAGTGCCTTAAAAACCGTCTAGCGTGGGAAAAGTTGAGTGATTTGTAACTAAGGGGATGTGATTAAAAAGTGGCACGTATACTCGTTATTAAACTGGGTGCTCTTGGAGATTTTGTGCAGGCCACTGCAGCACTGCAATCTATTCGTGCGACACACCCAGATGCGCACATTACACTGCTCACAAGTCAGGCTATGAAGCCTTTCATAAAAAATTTACCTTGGGTGGATGCCATCGAGTTTGACGGGCGCAAGTCTGTTTGGAATCCATTTTACTTGAAAAAACTCGCTTCTCAGTTGAGAGGGTATGAGCGTGTCTATGATCTTCAGACTAATGATCGTACGACATTTGTTTATTCTAAGCTTGCAGGTCAGGCAGAGTGGAACGGTATTGTAAAGCGTGATGTGCTTTGCCATAAAAACCCACTGCGTAACCAAATGCACAGTTTGGATCGTTTAAAAGATCAGCTGGCGGTTGCCGGTGTAGATATGACTCATGAACCTGACCTCTCTTATATGCAGGAAGATGTTGAGGGGCTTATGAAAGAATACGGCCTTAAGTCTGGCCAGTTTGTTTGTGTTGTCGCGGGTGGAAGTCCGCATCGCCCAGATAAGCGTTGGCCACATTATGTAGAATTGATTCAGAAGCTAGAAGATAAATATCAAGTGGTTCTTGTTGGGGCAAAAGCAGAGCAAGATGACCTTGGCAAAATTGCTCATGAGACCAAAGTTGTTAACCTTTGCGGTAAAACCTCACTTGGGCAGTTGGTTGGGCTCTTTCAAAAGGCAGGTGTGTTTGTTGGGAATGATACAGGACCTTCACATATTGCAGCTGCGTCTGGCTTAAAAGGCCTCGTCCTTTTTGGCAATGATAGTAATCCAAACTTGTGCGCGCCGCGCGCAGAGGGCGTTTCTTTCTTGAGAGATGCTGAAGATATTGCGTCCATTTCGCCACAGGATGTGTATTCAAAAATAAAGCCTTTCTTGAAAGAACTTGATTTCAGCCTTTCTTAAAAGACACACTTAACTTTATGAGAAGGTATGCTCCAGCATTTGGTGTGCTGGCTGGCCTGCTAGTGTCAGCCTGTACGCCTGAGATTGAACATTTTGCCAAATCTGAATG comes from Pseudomonadota bacterium and encodes:
- a CDS encoding right-handed parallel beta-helix repeat-containing protein, with protein sequence MMFKFMKYAVLSTTLLSSVPAFASEGSFKEFEPVVDYNTKLGNNRNIYSMDFMIPLNQRADAMTFADIRGVVTDQNTTEGNFGLGYRKIKDNKVIGVYGFYDVRRSFTNFTYKQMTFGGEVLTKNWDFRANMYHPLSRPNLISDTGLQIRIANDGRLIADSGQTYESSLKGYDFEIGRRIPLGKERDLWVNAAYYRFYKGNYTDIEGTRLRAHTNLTPWLRMGYETLYDEARGHNHYADLRIRIPLGKSKKLVDHKGIRARMMEPIERDIDIVVADVPGLISAAYDPGSGADESRIYFVDNTAGGGGDGSPGNPYNTLSAGISAAGNNDFIYVYEGDGTSTGYTGNFVLRDTNQKLYGEGVDFYIDGDTVTFPGFPPEDVNGFVVLPAGGFPILTSNSGDTITIRSNSGIEVAGIRIDNAADEAIYVRDDNADNAIIRDVIINNPGDEGIFSNSGDNLIISNVQINNAGQDAIYLNNSADTLVHNTTITSPGRYGIRYRNADNNVAQLVTVNNSGNHAFYAENGTFSLELDQVTVNTTAAGDGIYFSSDNEDNYAVTNSNITGTFRHGIHINGADNGTITGTNITNTGTDGIHFSNSGANTGNTISNILVTNAGDDGLYAYYIDNTSVNTFEVNGSGGYGLHYEYTWDTTLANITVTGSGDDGIRMTDSRRNPITGATITNAGAHGYNLVSGSNGTPNSPNSTLTNATIVNATRNGVNIDGDGQDSFTLTNVDITGAGESGIYINGADNGFITGSDVTGSTDSGIYLTNNADGTTIRDLTVDTSAGNGIELLDRSSGNTINNVNITGTTGTGLFNHNADNNQFTDLTITGSGSHGMLGLFTDNATVYNMNFSGTNAFNNNGGYGFVTLTNGTTQSLLTLDGATANNNALTGFSFQYADSAQTSGVGLDLSNLTAGGNTVNGIEILAGTSANIRNYDIATANTSGNTNHGLNITGINNSQIGSTTGTVSNLTSNTNGNEGLFVNAQNGSTVNMALTTGTIEDSGDNGVIIQSESTSNMTIALNSLTIRDSMGQDGLFMQANNSSTMNATLNQVNSRNNADDGMDIRSNQSGNLTWSLTGSSGVSGNADAGIEFNAYDTSNFSGEFQNVSAFDNTNWGAYINDDSTGTVTMDLGGGALSTTGNNRIFNNTNNDIFVDVDGGTLRAENNWWGQAGGPLGGDVLLDSGTLDSTPALGSDPGP
- a CDS encoding glycosyltransferase family 9 protein, with product MARILVIKLGALGDFVQATAALQSIRATHPDAHITLLTSQAMKPFIKNLPWVDAIEFDGRKSVWNPFYLKKLASQLRGYERVYDLQTNDRTTFVYSKLAGQAEWNGIVKRDVLCHKNPLRNQMHSLDRLKDQLAVAGVDMTHEPDLSYMQEDVEGLMKEYGLKSGQFVCVVAGGSPHRPDKRWPHYVELIQKLEDKYQVVLVGAKAEQDDLGKIAHETKVVNLCGKTSLGQLVGLFQKAGVFVGNDTGPSHIAAASGLKGLVLFGNDSNPNLCAPRAEGVSFLRDAEDIASISPQDVYSKIKPFLKELDFSLS